The Hypanus sabinus isolate sHypSab1 chromosome 3, sHypSab1.hap1, whole genome shotgun sequence genome contains a region encoding:
- the LOC132390713 gene encoding uncharacterized protein LOC132390713, whose translation MFSLMAFMATISGLAGSDSTLSVSQHPRKTTASVGMTVIIACEAHYPNKTPPQVDVYWYKDEVSPQNTLTISPQDRRCYVCGSQPRCCCILVLSNLTLNDSGVYICEVSIPLPPPLVSQVGKGTRLIVQESQQRSALETHTETRQSIIIPVLFIYSVAVTIAVVALAILMCSRVKPKGTVTAEVSRWLVEPPLNSFREHPGSMDTEQTRETSFQEYEDMAHFRNVNQKQR comes from the exons GTAGTGACAGCACATTGTCTGTGTCACAGCACCCCAGGAAAACCACCGCGTCAGTTGGAATGACAGTCATAATTGCCTGCGAGGCGCACTACCCCAACAAGACCCCACCCCAGGTGGATGTTTACTGGTACAAGGATGAAGTATCTCCACAGAACACGCTGACCATCTCTCCGCAGGACAGGCGCTGCTATGTTTGTGGCAGTCAACCCAGATGTTGTTGCATCCTGGTGCTGAGCAACTTGACTCTGAATGACTCGGGAGTTTATATTTGTGAGGTGtccatccctctgcctcctcctcttGTGAGCCAAGTTGGAAAAGGAACCAGATTAATCGTGCAGG AGTCACAGCAACGTTCGGCTTTGGAGACTCACACCGAGACAAGACAATCGATTATTATCCCGGTCCTTTTCATTTATAGTGTGGCTGTCACCATTGCTGTGGTGGCTCTGGCT ATCCTGATGTGTTCTCGTGTAAAGCCCAAGGGCACAGTGACCGCAGAGGTGTCCAGATGGCTGGTGGAACCACCGCTCAATTCTTTCAGAGAACATCCAGGCTCCATGGATACAGAACAGACCAGGGAGACATCCTTTCAAGAATACGAGGACATGGCACATTTCAGGAACGTGAACCAGAAGCAGAGATGA